The nucleotide sequence ACACATTTAATCCAACATGGAATTTCTGTTTCCGCAGGGCATACTTATAGCACATATTTTATGATAGCGTCGCATTACTAATCTAACATTTATTAGACGTATATCTGGTAAGAGAAATGAATTCGTTTAAATACtatattatttcaaacttattacacaatttaaagttaaaatatttatcattttattaaaagttaAGTGAACATGGCATGGCGCCATTCTAACTACTACTTGGGTATCTCTTGGCCAGAAATTACTTCAGTTTTGACATTTCATTAACAGGTTTTGTCAGACTGTTTCAAAGTTGTCCCTaagtttgattaaaaaaatgtgtcGAATGCTTCACATAGATTTTACTGACCTGCTTGCTTACAATACAGATTTAAgaacttgttttaaatttataattcttaatttgccaaaatgaacaatgaaatatcagtattatgttagaaTAAAACATTTGGTTCATTAAATTCGTAGACGTTGATCAATGATAGGTCGAACATACtgcgtaaataaatattttcattaacaaggtttatgttaaatattttccTTCAGACTTGGCGTATTACTAACTTAGCTAATTGGTGAACTATACAAACGAGACGGATAAAAAATCAAAGCCTTTACATTTATAATCAAAAGCCTATTATCTTTCATTATTTTTGTCCGTTGATATCTTATAATTTACATCGATCAGCAACTGATTGATTGTAAAATAGAGTCTTAAACGCAGTGAACCAATCGAAAGATAACAGGATGGACACAGGGTCTTGAAAACAGAGGAAACTGGGAAAACTAACATTTAGGAAAATTGTGTTATGTgaacacatgttttaaaaatgcaaACATTATTCCCATCCCACTAATGTATAAGcatgaaatatgtttttaaaaagccTACTTATTCGATGGAACTATAATAAAAACGTTATCAGCATATACATTTCACGTTTTAAACTATCGTGAACATCACATAAACACAACAACAAGGCAATATATAAGGTGCGCATTTTTGGCGGCATTTATATTTCTTGCAAAACAATACTACAACACTAAGCAAACGATGATTCTAAATAGTATCCCTTTCGCTAATTATGTCCGCTGAAATCAAGGTTGGTCGTGAAATTACATATCAATTAACATATGTTCATCGTAATTGATTTGTGAAGTCATTAGAGATTGATGTCGCGCAAAGTTTTACTAGTACTATAATGAACCGCAAATGCTAGAACACTAAGCCATGCGTTCTAAATTGTATCCATTGTGCTAATtatgtactctgaagccaacgtTGTCCTTAAAAGCTTCACATCAGTTAAGATATGTTCATCGTACTGTTTAAGTCACGGCATTGGAGATTGCAAACAGTTATACTTGAACTATACTGACCAATAGAATAAGATCAAACTCAAACATGCAAATAAGGTTCTCGGTTCTTGCTTTTTTACGGGAAGTGACAGCACTGTATGATAGTATTTAAACACATAGGAGTAATTTTGACCGAAGtaagcaaatatattcatgcgGTTATGCAAATTTGACATATTCTAAAACAAAATTAGGTTAAATAGTAATATGTTTGTTCAATCAGAATGCATTATTACAACAGTCACTTTTGAAAACATAGTTGATGCAAAACAAGCAGTACATATATTTAGCACGAAGAGTTCTGTTTGATGAGATAGCAAAAGCAGGGACTTCTATCTCTTTAGAAACCGGCTGAAAGGAAATTATTGTGGAATTAACACCTAGAACTCTGGAAATCCTATTCTAAGAAGACAATGAATTTAAGGCATATCTTGTTAATAACAGTACTTATTGGGTTCGCAACTTGCAATCCTGAGTCTCTATTAGAGATATTTGAGTGCAACACCGGCTCTGACAACAACATCACTGTCGGCGTCGTTATTGAACGGTCGACATCTCTGTACATTCCGTTCATGATTAATAGAACTTATGGAATTGTGCAACTTGGCTTTAACCGGACTTGCGAAATGCTTCAGGGGATTTCTAATGTGGTAAGAACTTGCGTAAAATAGATATTCACATAAACTGGTTTACTGTTTTGTCTTTTTACCTTTACGCTCTTCGTTCTTATGTCGTGCATACTGCGTATTTCATCGTTAATATATTTTCACACCGACCAATCTTAAGAACAAGTTGTGTGAATAATCTAGTACTATGTGCTTCAATGACCTCGAAAGAGTTGGTAACTGTGTCGCGCGATTCCGCTGAAAGCAAGGTCACGTGTGCACATTGTTGGAAAAACTAGTTTACACCTCAAAATTGAATTTCTTGCctaatttatttgtaaaaacatctGATTTTTTGTCTTTATATCcaattctacatttaaattgaaagattgtggaacacttaATTAATTTCAAGAATGTAATTCATAAAACTTCCCCTACCTGATTATATAGCAATAGAAATCGAACGAAATCATCATTAAGTTTTAGCGATAAGCATAGCATGCTTAAACCTGTAATTGCAAGCAGTATTTACTGATTCACAAACTTTAGTGATTAAAACGTTTATTGCGCAATAAAAACTGTTTGCATCTTAAGGTCGTTCATCATTAACTTTTTTACATTGCAGataatttatgtatatatgtgAATGTCAGTCATATATAACGCGTCACATGTGTGCACACGCATCTTTCCACAGAGACTGGTGCTGATGCCCTGTGATGTGCCCTCATGTGTGGCGCTTAAGTGGGGCGCGCTAGCGGCCGAGATGCGCTACACGTACAACCCACACGTGATCATCGGGCCTGGTGAGATTTCTTGTATAAATCGAATGTCACTACGAcataagaaaaacataaacttacATGTTGGTTCAATCAaataactgcattttaaaatTGACGCGTAGAACATAAGTCTGCAACAATGTTCATTTGATGAATAGAAGATCATGTAATAATCAGTGGGTGGATAAAAATACGGTTAATTACTTTTCGGGTATATGTAATCAAATTTAACGCTGAAACAACTTTGTGCTAGAAGTTACATAAGGGAAAAGGGTTCGAAATACGTGCGTCAGGTATCGTCTTAAAGACCACAAACACAAACGCTGGTCTTTTTCAAGACACGCATGATACGCTCAAACTCTCATACACAGGATGCAGCCCCTCCGTGTCGACCGTGTCCCGCATGGCGGTTTCATGGAACCTGCCCCACATCACGTACGCTGGGTCAGACGAGGAGCTTGGAAACAAGAAGAAGTTCGCCTTGCTTACCCGGATGTCATTCACCATGAATAGCTTCGCCCGCTTTTACATCGAGGTAGGTTATCCCGGGAGTGGTTTCTTGTATGGTTGCAGCGCAGTTGCAGTTGCAAAAGAcggttgattttttttctatctccattgcatttttttttagatgAAGATTATCTTTGCAAAAAGAAACTGAGTGTATCGCATGTGAGTAAAATATCGCACATCAGCATGGATGGAAGATTGTGCCTAAAGTGGAGTCATGTTTAGTTtggaaaatagaaaatgtaaaatGAGCGGAAAGTGTTAAATAGATTTGAATGTGCGGTCTGTGCTTTTTTGTCCGGAATAAAAGTCAACGCAGTGAACTTATTCTCTGTTGCCAAAATACACACTAATTTCCTGTGCGTGTCGCATATAGAAATAAACCATACCTGCCATGTCGTTTTGTAATAAATCGGTAAGAATTGGAATTAAATAACGGCGAAAATATCCGAGTGGTTTTCTTACATCACAATATGGCAGTAACCAGTTTTTCTTTGTATCATACCTCTACGTAGCAagcttgaaaaaaataatacaatatatcctGGGTACCCGTATTACCGGTGACGTAAGCATTCATTtgtaagtaaataatattaaatgcaacCTCCGTCAAACAAAAATCATATAATTATCATACGCATTCAATTTTCCTCAAGTTAATACGAAACCTACCTTATATGTTAACGAAAACTCATTTAATCCATCACATAAGTAAGTCACTGTCCGCCATTTTGGTTTTTACTGTTTACTTCTATTACCGGTGATGACATAGTTTTCACTCAGACAAAACGCATTTTCAGAAAATCACACTGTACTGAACTAAACTTCCATACTGTcgaatatatacaaacaatacatcaaagtttaacacatgtgataaatttgcaaacaataaatttaatatgaatgaGTGTTGTGTTAATTAGCTTTCATTTTCAGAATGAGGGCGAAGGAATGTAGAATTTCTCCTCAAGCACCTCAATGGAGTACACTATTTTAGACGAGTCCGGTGGCTACATTTGTCACATTTACCCCACTGAATAATTTCTAATgtttaaattaagtttatttCTGGTGAGGTGTTGCCACATACACAACATGGAGTGCTGTCAGCTTCATCATCAGTCAGTTTGGAGTCATAATAATCAATGTAAGGTGCATTAAGTCCAGAGGTGCTTGGTTGTTGGGCCTCACTATGTTTGTAGGAATGCAAGTTTGTTTTTGTTCTCTTTTCAGAACCTTTACTTGTTTTCTCcttagttgttttttttgttgttgtgacaATATCTATTTTCTTCAGTTTACTCTCTTTTGATGGTGGCATCAAGTTACCAGTTACCGATGATGGTAATGTTCTTTTCTGTGGCTTTCCAtaacttttgtatttttttcttttttctaaaaaGCTTTCAGTTTTGTTTTCAGGAATGACGGCAGCCTGTGTATTAGTGTAAATATTTGATTGCGCTGTCTTTGAAGGGAGATTGTGGTTCCTCTGCACAGGGTAGACACCAGCTTTTTGAATGAAGATATGAGATTTTCTGGAGTACTAAGTCCCTTGTTATATGCTTTAATGGACAATTCAGCAATATTCAAACGGGTAATCTAAAGACCAGGATTGTTTCTACGAAATGTTTGACATTCACTATAAAAGACACAATTTAAAGGTCCGAAGCAGCAAACGTCCAAGGGTTGTGTGACACGAGAGGTATGGGATGGTAGTACAAAAAATATCGCATAGTGCTCTTTACCCAAATCTCTTCAAGTCAGATTAGCATGTGATTTGTGTCAATCAAAAAGCAATAACAAAGGAAAGCCATTGGATGGAGCATGTTTaagaaaatgtgtgttcattGTGTGTGTGTTGAATTGGATCACCCACTGTATGTGACAGTACCATTCGCACCTGGACAACAGCCTTTCAATAACTCATCATTCCAGCATATACCAGAAAAAATGTAATAAGGTGGGATTCGACTCCCAACGGCATTACCAGATGGCATGTTGGTGACTGTTTTACCACGATTTGATGTTATAGTTCGTGGTTTAGTGTTCTTTAAAGATATTACATTCTTAGGATTATGTTCTATGAGCACTCCTATTTCATCAATGTAAAAAAAGATTTTCtggtttgtttgttaaattataCTTGACTAAAACATCATTGAGCTCATTGAAATATTTATCAAGGACTTCATTTGAAGTGCATTTGGCACGAAGTTGTGACAACTTTTGTGGCTTTGCCAATGTCAACTGTTTATGACGTCTCTTGAAACCTTCAAACCAAGAATTACAAAAAGGGAGACCTGTTGGCACTTTCCGACCAAGACACACTGCAAAATCAGTTGCAATGTTGATAAATTCAGCCCGGCTATACCCATAACCAATACTATGAAACATTCTCAACAAGTTCAACCTCTTCACCTTATGTCAATACAGGGGATGGACCAGAGTTGATAAGAAATCTATCTGTTTCTGATACAGTTTCAGTCCTGTCCCTGAGAGTACTTTAAGGTACACCATACATTTGAGCAGCTTTCCTAACTGAAGTGTCATTTTCTTTAACTTGTTTATATGCCATAAACAGCTGGTTTGATTCATACTGACGCTTTTCTTCTTCACAGGTGGGAACTGAAACTAAACaagacaaaacatgttttaacttACGTTCAAATCTTTGGTATAATAATCATTTCAATAATAAGAATCTTCATGACAATTGAGCAGTTTCGCTCAGTAATGCAAAGTGTCGGTGTGTACATCCGGGTAATGAAAACGCGCAGCTGTTGTCTACGCTACATGTACTATGTAAACATTTGCAGACGGACTTTTCAAAAGGAGAAAACTGTATGATCAACCAGATTGTATTTGttaataacgaaaactgactgcATGGGCATTCGTGTTTTAATACCTACTTACCGGAAGAAAAGACATTAGAGTATTTATCGTTTTGACAGCTAACGGTAAAAATAGTAAACAGTCTCCGACGGAAGTTGTAAATGAAAATGCGCGTGCTGTGACGTAGTAGCGTATTTACAAACATCACCGGTAATTCGGGTACACCGGTAATAGGAGTACGGAGGATCTGTTTGTGTTGTTTGACGTTTGTTGATGCATTAAATGTTGGTAAAATATTGtgtcgttgtcggctcaggtattATTTAAAAGTATCCCGGGTACTCGTAAGTATACTGCAATGTAACCCGGGTACAGACAGTGCTCGTAAATACATCCGCCCACATTCGGGTACGTTTAAGTACACGTTCAGTTCTCATGGTTGATTCTTTTATACTTGAGAGTACCCGGATTACTTTTAAGTTGTACATGAGTAGTACATGAGTCGAAAATGACCGATGGATCGTTTTGTTTGCGTACTCCCCACCGTTGATTCTAATGTTGCATTTCACTCTTTGAAGGTGTTCAAGTATTTCGGATGGTCAGACATAGCCAATATCTTTGACGCAAACGATTACCGAAGCAATCTTGTTGGGACAAGTTTTCAGGTATCATTAATAATTTGTGTACATATCTTATTCTCCTTTAAGTAAAACATTGCTGAACAGAAATCTATTTATAGCAATTTAATACCAAATTTGACAATAgttaaaatgtgtacatatgtatATTCGTATCATTATACTGGCTAAAATCTGTTCAGTAAATAGTTTCTGAAAATATGTCTTGACAAAAGACGTTCGCTTTTTAAAATACGCTTGTTGCATCTTCTTTTAAAGGCTGAACGATTAGCGGAATGGTTGGTATACGCTCTTTTAATCTAGGCGATCCGAATTCAATACCGAAacgtgtcccaaaactttaaccaaaactttaaccttcttcatgactgttgcaatattgaacgtagcaacttgatatttggcatacatgtgtatctcatggagctgcacattttgagtggtgaagggtcaaggccatccttcacgatcaaaggtcaaaaaaaataattcaaaaactttaaccttcttcataacttttgcaatattgaacgtagcaacttgatatttagcatgcgtgtgtatctcatggagctgcacattttgagtggtgaaaggtcacggtcattcttcaatgtcaacggtaaaaaaaattcaaagtggcgcattagggtcattttgtttctgacaaacccaTCTCTTGTGTTTCCCAACATTCGTGAGTCTATAAATAAGGTAGCAGTGCTAGGCCACATTAAGGGTTTACATTTCATGCAATGTCAGACGCGGAAGGACCACTAAAACTCCGACATACACTCTTTGTGCGCCTAATTAGTCCATCAAATGTCTGCTGAATACCAGTTCCAAGACCAGACATGaaagtatctttttttttttttaacggacATTCGTCTGCCACCGTTGGTTTATTCCAACTTGTTGTTAGTTGGTTACTGCCCAGACAGTATATGATCATACGGATATAATCGATTTTTGCTCAACTATGTAGCAAGTAAATATCggtttataaatattcaacgaAAATTTTCGAAATTAGACGAAACCTTTAAAAACACTTGCGtagaaaattaaataattttttaacatcaTACAACAATTCTAAACACGTTTGAAAATTGAAAAGTGTTTGTTCTTTTCTTATTTGctttaaaacattaacataaaattaaatgtgaaacattTCGAAAGCTAATTTTGTACCAAAACAGGTCTAGAACATGTGTAAAATAGCAGATCTTTGTGATAACTACATACTATGAATATCAAGCACTTCGTGTTCAATACGTAGTAAATTTTCACAGAAACACGCGGTATCTGCGTCTCTGATTACCAGGTCAAAGAATTAATAATGACAACATAAACGTTTCAAGATGAAAAAATTGTcctttatataaatgttatcttCAGCCCAAATATTAAATATAGTGAAAGTGTTGTGAATATGAACGCTGACTTTATACACACTGTATACACGCGCTTATATGAATACCACCATCTTTTGCCTACAAGTGGTCGGAGTCTAAACTTTAAAGGTGCGCATAACGAACATCACATACCgtcaatataaattgttaaaacaaacatttattctaacattcaataaaaaatacaccgttataaatataaaatgcatttacatAACTATAAAGCAAATAAACTAGCGTGATAATGTGTGACTTAGTAGTATTTTGAATTACCTTAAAATAACTCCACAAGACCAAATCTCTTACGAAATCAGGCACAATGAGTCTTAGCAGATATGCTGTTTCGAAATCTGgatcatttattaaatatactaaacaatatttttttaagccCTGATTCTGATATGTTTTGCCACTGTTATATCATGATTCAATGCGCATTATGACGATTTTCAGCGCACATTCGAAATCGAAGCACCCCACATTAAATCGCACCCAGTCCTTTTTAATGCAAAAGCTGCAGACCTGCGCGTAGAGATACTCCGAGTGATCAGTCAAGCTGGTTTTGTGTCAAGAGGTATACAAATACTTCAAAAAGACATTGAAACATAATTCCtcgatttaaaattatattttttataaatgtatgttttattttttcgtAATATAAACTATTTGGTCGATAAAAGTCGAAAGTAGTATATATCTGTCATTCCATTGTGTCATGGTAATCGTTAGTGATTGCAAATCGTCATCATGAATTTAATACAAGTATCTTCTCGTATATATGTATGAATCTGGAAACTGGATTATTTCAGTATTCATATTTGCCGGTAACGCGGACCACTTCCGCCAGATGGCGATACTGGCAAAGGAAAAATCGTCGCTTACGTTCGGAGAATACGTGCTGATATTCTTCTTCACGTATTGGGGCGACCCGAATGCAGGCAACTATAATTGGGAAAGAGGAGACGATTTGGACCAGGTAAGACGGTTGTTAAATCATCGTTATGATCAGCATTCCCCTCCTT is from Dreissena polymorpha isolate Duluth1 chromosome 14, UMN_Dpol_1.0, whole genome shotgun sequence and encodes:
- the LOC127857461 gene encoding atrial natriuretic peptide receptor 3-like; this translates as MLQGISNVRLVLMPCDVPSCVALKWGALAAEMRYTYNPHVIIGPGCSPSVSTVSRMAVSWNLPHITYAGSDEELGNKKKFALLTRMSFTMNSFARFYIEVFKYFGWSDIANIFDANDYRSNLVGTSFQRTFEIEAPHIKSHPVLFNAKAADLRVEILRVISQAGFVSRVFIFAGNADHFRQMAILAKEKSSLTFGEYVLIFFFTYWGDPNAGNYNWERGDDLDQAARKAYEAVMVVRTRRSEDLQFAWFEAEVKRRAMTEYNYMWKKDHEVSTMNIGLYDSFTLYALALNETMAAGENPRDGKTVVKRMWNRTLNLYMFIFNNI